A genomic region of Streptomyces rimosus contains the following coding sequences:
- a CDS encoding glycosyltransferase family 2 protein — MPATRTTAQLPGRATRPLVSVVVPCFDEAAVIGETHRRLSAVLRGLPECEYEVVYVDDGSGDATWDRLTELAADDARVRLVRLTRNFGHQPAVLAGLREAAGDAVVTIDADLQDPPGLIADMVERWRAGWAVVSARRTGREGESRFKTGTAHVFYRLLAAVADHPVNLDTGDFRLLDREVVRTLSLLPESELYLRGSVCWAGFPETSLEYGRLPRLAGRTKYTLRKMAGLSRRGLLACSSAPARVPAVVGLAWLGGTATASAVRGRPLPLAAWTFGCEAVLLGLLGEYLLLVHREVRGRPPYVVRQRWAAGVPTPVEVVPVEMAEHSKAWAAGSAR; from the coding sequence ATGCCCGCGACCCGAACCACCGCGCAGTTGCCCGGCAGAGCCACCAGGCCCCTGGTCAGCGTCGTGGTGCCGTGCTTCGACGAGGCGGCCGTCATCGGGGAGACGCACCGAAGGCTCAGCGCCGTCCTGCGCGGCCTGCCGGAGTGCGAGTACGAGGTGGTGTACGTCGACGACGGCAGCGGGGACGCCACCTGGGACCGGCTCACCGAACTCGCCGCCGACGACGCGCGGGTCCGGCTGGTGCGGCTGACCCGCAACTTCGGGCACCAGCCGGCCGTCCTCGCGGGCCTGCGCGAAGCGGCGGGGGACGCGGTGGTGACCATCGACGCGGACCTCCAGGACCCGCCGGGCCTCATCGCCGACATGGTCGAGCGCTGGCGCGCGGGCTGGGCGGTGGTCTCCGCCCGGCGTACCGGACGGGAGGGCGAGAGCCGCTTCAAGACCGGCACCGCGCATGTCTTCTACCGGCTGCTGGCCGCGGTCGCCGACCACCCGGTGAACCTGGACACCGGGGACTTCCGCCTGCTGGACCGCGAGGTCGTCCGCACGCTCTCGCTGCTGCCGGAAAGCGAGCTGTACCTGCGCGGCTCGGTGTGCTGGGCGGGCTTTCCCGAGACGAGCCTGGAGTACGGGCGGCTGCCGCGGCTGGCCGGCCGGACGAAGTACACGCTGCGCAAGATGGCCGGGCTGTCCCGGCGGGGGCTGCTCGCCTGCTCGTCGGCCCCCGCCAGAGTGCCCGCCGTCGTCGGCCTGGCCTGGCTCGGCGGTACGGCCACGGCCTCGGCCGTGCGGGGCCGCCCGCTGCCGCTGGCCGCGTGGACCTTCGGCTGCGAGGCGGTGCTGCTCGGACTGCTCGGCGAATACCTGCTGCTGGTGCACCGCGAGGTGCGCGGACGGCCGCCGTACGTGGTCCGCCAGCGGTGGGCGGCCGGCGTGCCGACGCCGGTGGAGGTGGTCCCGGTGGAGATGGCCGAGCACTCCAAGGCGTGGGCCGCCGGGAGCGCCCGGTGA
- a CDS encoding aspartate aminotransferase family protein, whose translation MPAQQVHDLYRHYVSRSQVSLLGSFGFGQDLVDHAEGCWITLRDGRRILDFTGGIGVLNHGHNHPRLLAARRRFGERRAMEVHKNFLSPYVAALSHNLARLLPGDLNVSYFPNSGAEAVEGAVKLAYKYHRGHRGTVLHSDISFHGKLLGAGSLTASPEVDFPYPRLPGTDHFAYDDLESFALALERHRTGSGGSDVYAVVLEPFSASSVRECSEGFLREVRRLCTEQDIVLVFDEVYTGWGRTGTLFHFMRHPGLVPDVVTTSKSFGGGKSSISGYTAREPVFRAAYDNHADATLHSTTYYGFGEETATALEAVSIAVEDDYPARAVRIGERLGGGLADLAARHRSLVSGTFGRGALHGLFLKDGNPGLDRLLRLVPSTFARDPRARRKLVTAAVIASLYRDFGVLAYYGSNHGLPLIASPPLVAEETEVEVFLQALDSVLEQGAARLLARFAKDVLAQHVPVRGKEAKEQVVAR comes from the coding sequence ATGCCCGCCCAACAGGTGCACGACCTCTACCGGCACTATGTCAGCCGCTCCCAGGTCTCGCTGCTCGGCTCCTTCGGCTTCGGCCAGGACCTGGTCGACCACGCGGAGGGCTGCTGGATCACGCTGCGGGACGGGCGCCGCATCCTGGACTTCACCGGCGGGATCGGCGTGCTCAACCACGGGCACAACCACCCCCGGCTCCTGGCGGCCCGCCGCCGCTTCGGCGAGCGGCGCGCGATGGAGGTCCACAAGAACTTCCTGTCGCCGTACGTGGCGGCGCTCAGCCACAACCTGGCCCGGCTGCTGCCCGGCGACCTGAACGTCAGCTACTTCCCCAACTCCGGCGCGGAGGCCGTCGAGGGCGCCGTGAAGCTGGCGTACAAGTACCACCGCGGGCACCGCGGCACGGTGCTGCACAGCGACATCTCCTTCCACGGCAAGCTGCTCGGCGCGGGCAGCCTCACCGCCTCCCCCGAGGTGGACTTCCCCTACCCCCGCCTGCCCGGCACCGACCACTTCGCCTACGACGACCTGGAGTCCTTCGCGCTCGCCCTGGAACGGCACCGGACGGGCAGCGGCGGCAGCGATGTGTACGCGGTGGTGCTGGAGCCGTTCAGCGCGTCCAGCGTGCGCGAGTGCTCGGAGGGGTTCCTGCGCGAGGTCCGCAGGCTGTGCACGGAGCAGGACATCGTCCTGGTCTTCGACGAGGTGTACACGGGCTGGGGACGGACGGGCACGCTCTTCCACTTCATGCGCCACCCCGGCCTGGTCCCCGACGTGGTGACCACCTCGAAGTCGTTCGGCGGCGGCAAGTCCTCCATCTCCGGCTACACCGCGCGCGAGCCGGTCTTCCGCGCCGCGTACGACAACCACGCCGACGCGACGCTGCACAGCACCACGTACTACGGCTTCGGCGAGGAGACCGCGACCGCGCTGGAGGCCGTCTCCATCGCCGTCGAGGACGACTATCCGGCGCGCGCCGTGCGGATCGGCGAGCGGCTGGGCGGCGGCCTCGCCGACCTCGCCGCCCGCCACCGCTCCCTGGTGAGCGGCACCTTCGGCCGGGGCGCGCTGCACGGCCTGTTCCTCAAGGACGGCAACCCCGGCCTGGACCGGCTGCTGCGCCTGGTGCCCTCGACCTTCGCCAGGGACCCGCGCGCCCGCCGCAAGCTCGTCACCGCCGCGGTGATCGCGTCCCTCTACCGCGACTTCGGCGTCCTGGCCTACTACGGCTCCAACCACGGCCTGCCGCTCATCGCCTCACCGCCGCTGGTGGCCGAGGAGACCGAGGTCGAGGTCTTCCTCCAGGCGCTGGACTCGGTGCTGGAGCAGGGGGCCGCGCGGTTGCTGGCCCGCTTCGCCAAGGACGTACTGGCGCAGCACGTACCCGTACGGGGGAAGGAGGC
- a CDS encoding DegT/DnrJ/EryC1/StrS family aminotransferase — protein sequence MPGPGYAFFGDEERDNVEQVLETWSRTTAAHSYPLGDLTQTRLFEQAAAHRLSSPYCLSVNSGTSALLTALAALGIGPGDEVIVPGYMYSACLAAIVYSGATPVLAEVDASLTLDPGDVRQRITGRTKALMPVHILGAACDLAALRRIAGEHGLLMLEDAAQACGGTYRGRPLGTFGQAGAFSLNMFKIITGGDGGFLLTSDERVFQRAYGFHDHGWFPYRREDGPGDRLWGLNLRMTELTAAVARAQLGRLDAVLARTRGLRDELLEQIPERDGMVRRYLHDADGDCASVLVYVFDERADAEAVAKRLGTKTLLHSPKHYYGGLPELPALAAPDGSSCPFRQPAEVWRRDGWRAGALPRTDDVLSRSLALTVGLSDTYLGADFGVNVFSGGDEIAEVAERFRETADEVLG from the coding sequence CGGCTATGCCTTCTTCGGTGACGAGGAGCGCGACAACGTCGAGCAGGTGCTGGAAACCTGGTCGCGGACGACCGCGGCGCACTCCTACCCGCTGGGCGACCTCACCCAGACCAGACTGTTCGAGCAGGCCGCGGCGCACCGGCTGAGCAGCCCGTACTGCCTGTCCGTCAACAGCGGCACCTCCGCGCTGCTGACCGCCCTCGCCGCGCTCGGCATCGGCCCCGGCGACGAGGTCATCGTGCCCGGCTACATGTACAGCGCGTGCCTGGCGGCCATCGTCTACAGCGGCGCCACCCCGGTGCTCGCCGAGGTCGACGCGTCGCTCACCCTCGACCCCGGCGACGTACGGCAGCGGATCACCGGGCGCACCAAGGCGCTGATGCCGGTGCACATCCTCGGCGCGGCCTGCGACCTGGCCGCCCTGCGGCGGATCGCCGGCGAGCACGGGCTGCTGATGCTGGAGGACGCGGCGCAGGCGTGCGGCGGTACCTACCGGGGGCGGCCGCTGGGCACGTTCGGGCAGGCGGGGGCCTTCTCGCTCAATATGTTCAAGATCATCACCGGTGGGGACGGCGGCTTCCTTCTCACCTCCGACGAGCGGGTCTTCCAGCGCGCGTACGGCTTCCACGACCACGGCTGGTTCCCGTACCGGCGCGAGGATGGCCCCGGCGACCGGCTGTGGGGCCTGAACCTGCGGATGACGGAGCTGACGGCGGCCGTGGCGCGTGCCCAGCTCGGCCGCCTGGACGCCGTGCTGGCGCGTACCCGCGGGCTGCGGGACGAGCTGCTGGAGCAGATTCCGGAGCGGGACGGCATGGTGCGCCGCTACCTGCACGACGCGGACGGGGACTGCGCTTCCGTGCTCGTGTACGTCTTCGACGAGCGGGCCGACGCCGAGGCCGTCGCCAAGCGCCTCGGCACCAAGACGCTGCTGCACTCGCCCAAGCACTACTACGGCGGCCTGCCCGAACTGCCCGCGCTGGCCGCCCCGGACGGCTCCTCCTGCCCCTTCCGCCAGCCCGCCGAGGTCTGGCGCCGGGACGGCTGGCGGGCGGGCGCGCTGCCCCGTACCGACGATGTGCTGAGCCGGTCGCTGGCGCTGACCGTCGGGCTGTCCGACACGTATCTGGGCGCCGACTTCGGGGTGAACGTCTTCAGTGGCGGCGACGAGATCGCCGAGGTCGCCGAGCGGTTCCGCGAGACGGCCGACGAAGTGCTCGGCTGA
- a CDS encoding NAD(P)/FAD-dependent oxidoreductase yields the protein MSAGDARGPWDVIVVGAGFTGLAAAQELARAGLRCLVLESDDRVGGLAGTFTVGDRQLERFYHHWFASDTDIFRLCADLGRAHLVRRHHGRTGFYYAGGIHRLSSPLDVLRFAPLPPADRLRLGRSVLRAGRVRHWRELEALTAEEWLVSLGGQRVYDRVWRPLLEGKFGPYAPEVGATWMWTKLHLRGGSRSRSGREILYYLHGGCGALLDAWLIRLAALGVRIRTGSPVSEVLTGPDGVTGVRCGGEVIEAPRALLTCAPGPAAALLAGSGHSGVPALRRRLGAIPYLANLCLVLENDRPLSDTYWLNVTDPRFPYVGVIEHTNLDAPEHYGGRHLVYLSAYLPAQAPLYRMSDAEVFRHSLPHLRRMFPAFRADWVRAHHVWRADHAQPVITRHYSRAVPGVENAVPGLYLASMAQVFPEDRGTNYALRGGQYAGRLIADRVRTAARRTDRTATPHDVAPRIGADHD from the coding sequence GTGAGCGCCGGGGACGCGCGAGGGCCCTGGGACGTGATCGTGGTCGGTGCCGGGTTCACCGGCCTGGCCGCCGCGCAGGAACTCGCGCGGGCCGGGCTGCGCTGCCTGGTCCTGGAGTCGGACGACCGGGTGGGCGGACTGGCGGGCACGTTCACCGTCGGCGACCGGCAGCTGGAGCGCTTCTACCACCACTGGTTCGCCTCCGACACCGACATCTTCCGGCTCTGCGCCGATCTCGGCCGCGCCCACCTGGTGCGACGGCACCACGGCCGTACCGGCTTCTACTACGCGGGCGGCATCCACCGCCTGTCCTCCCCGCTCGACGTGCTGCGCTTCGCGCCGCTGCCGCCCGCCGACCGGCTGCGCCTGGGCCGCTCGGTGCTGCGCGCGGGGCGCGTCCGGCACTGGCGCGAACTGGAGGCGCTGACCGCCGAGGAATGGCTGGTCTCGCTGGGCGGGCAGCGGGTGTACGACCGGGTGTGGCGGCCGCTGCTGGAGGGCAAGTTCGGCCCGTACGCGCCCGAGGTCGGCGCCACCTGGATGTGGACGAAGCTGCACCTGCGGGGCGGCAGCCGCAGCCGGTCGGGCCGCGAGATCCTGTACTACCTGCACGGCGGCTGCGGCGCCCTGCTGGACGCCTGGCTGATCCGGCTGGCCGCGCTGGGCGTACGGATACGGACCGGCAGCCCGGTGTCGGAGGTGCTGACCGGGCCGGACGGCGTGACCGGTGTCCGGTGCGGCGGCGAGGTCATCGAGGCGCCCCGGGCGCTGCTGACCTGCGCGCCCGGCCCGGCCGCCGCCCTGCTCGCCGGGTCCGGCCATTCCGGGGTCCCGGCGCTGCGCCGCCGGCTCGGTGCGATCCCGTACCTGGCCAACCTGTGCCTGGTGCTGGAGAACGACCGGCCGCTGTCGGACACGTACTGGCTCAACGTCACCGACCCGCGCTTCCCGTACGTCGGTGTCATCGAGCACACCAACCTCGACGCGCCGGAGCACTACGGCGGGCGGCACCTGGTCTATCTGTCCGCCTACCTGCCGGCGCAGGCCCCGCTCTACCGGATGAGCGACGCGGAGGTCTTCCGTCACAGCCTTCCGCACCTGCGCCGGATGTTCCCGGCGTTCCGCGCCGACTGGGTGCGCGCCCACCACGTCTGGCGCGCCGACCACGCGCAGCCGGTCATCACCCGGCACTACTCGCGGGCCGTGCCCGGCGTCGAGAACGCCGTACCCGGCCTCTATCTGGCCTCGATGGCCCAGGTCTTCCCGGAGGACCGGGGCACCAACTACGCGCTGCGGGGCGGGCAGTACGCCGGCCGGCTGATCGCCGACCGCGTCCGTACGGCGGCGCGCCGTACGGACCGCACCGCCACGCCCCACGACGTCGCCCCACGGATCGGAGCGGACCATGACTGA